The DNA window GGTGACCCGGAGCTGCGTTCCCGCGCCGGCCTGGAAGAGAGGAACGGCCCGCCCGTGGACGATGAGACGCTGCCGGCCGGTGGCGCCGACGCGCAGGATGAGTTCGGGCAGCCGGGCGGAAGCTTGCGCCGCGTAGTAGGCTCCTTCCCTTGCGTAGGGAGCCCGCAGCCCGTTGTAGTCCAACACGGCCTCGCTGGTGCTGCGGACCGCGACGAGCGCGAAGCCCCGGGCGGTGACGACGAGGCGTTCTTCCGTAGGAGCCAGATAGATGGAGTTGGTGTAGGCCAGGACGACCTCGTCGCCGAGGCGGACGGGCAACGACCACAGCCGCCGCCCGTCCGCGTCCCTGACCGTCAACACCCAGCCGGATCCTGCCGCCGGGACGGTGAGCCCGGCGAGGAGTACCAGGAGGACGGCCGCCACCCGCACGCTAGAATCCCTGGACCCCACGTTCTCGGAAGTAGCGGATCGCCCCCGGGTGGAAGGGCACCGGGGAGCGTCCCGCCACGCCGGTGATCGTGATGTTGGCCGCTTCCTTGTGCACCGCGGCCAGTTCCGCCCGCCGCTCGTAGATCAGCTTGGTGATCTGATAGGCGAGGTCGGCGGAGAAGTCCTGGTGCACGACCAGGAGGTTGGCCACGCCCACCGTCGGCGCATTGGCCGGGGAGCCGGGGTAGATCTCCTTCAGGATGACCGAGCGGAAGTAGAGGTTGCCGTACTTCTTCTGGAGTTCGGGGAGCGTAGTGTCCAGGGGGACCAGCCGGATCCGGATGCCCGGCGTGGTGGCCAGGTCCAGCACGGCGGCCGTGGGCAGCCCGCCGCTCCAGAAGAAGGCGTCAATCTTGCGGTCCTTCAGCGCGTCCGCCGATTCGGCCACGCCCAGCCGCTCCTTGCGGATGTCGCGGTCGGGGTTGATTCCCGCCGCTTCCAGAATCCGCAGGGCGGTGACCTCGGTCCCCGACCCCGGAGAGCCCACGGAGACGCGCTTGCCGCGCACGTCGGCGATGGTGGTGATGCCGGTGCCGTCGAGGGTCACCAGATGGTTGAAGTTGTTGTAGATGGGGGTCAGGGTCCGGATCGGGATCGGGTTCCCGCGGAACGCGGCCTCGCCCTTGTAGGCGTCGAAAGCGGTGTCGGCCAGGGTGAAGGCGATGTCCGCCCGCTTGGCCCCGATCAGGCGCATGTTGTCCACCGACGCCGAGGTCACTTCGGCGGTGGCCTGGACGTTGGGGATGTACCTGGAGATCAACTGGGCCAGTCCGCCGCCCAGGGGGAAGTAGACGCCGCCGGTGCCACCCGTGACGATGGACAGGCGGACGCTCGGCGCGGAGAGCGCGGAGGGGACCCACAACGAGACAGTGACGACCGCTATGACGGCTACGGTCAGCACGCCCTGCCAGCGTGCGCGATTCATGACTCTCGACCTCCGGTTTTGACGGATTCGCACCCGATGCTTTCGGCGGGAGCGTTTCCCCGCCCTGCGGTCAGCGGACCCGCGGATCCAGGGCCTCGCGCAGGCCGTCTCCCAGGAGATTGAGGGCCAGGACGGTGATGAAGATGGCCAGCCCGGGGTACAGGGCCATCCAGGGCGCCGTGCCCAGGTAGGGCTGGGCGAAGTTCAGCATGGAGCCCCAGGACGGCGTGGGGGGCTGCGTGCCCAGACCCAGAAACGATAGGGCCGCCTCCGCGGTGATGGCCGCGGCCGTGGACAGCGAGGCCTGCACCAGCACCGGCGAGATGATGTTGGGGAGGAGGTGCTTGCGGATGATGCGCCCGTCCCCCGCCCCCAGGGCCCGCGCCGCCTCCACGTAGTTCTGCTCCCGCTCGCTGAGGACCTGACCGCGGGAGAGGCGGATGAAGCCCGGCATGAAGACGATGCCGATGGCGATCATCGCCTTGTCCAGTCCCGCGCCCAGGACCGCGGCCAGGGCCAGGGCCAGCACCAGGAAGGGGAAGGAGAGCATGGCGTCGGTGATCCGCATCAACACGTCGTCCAGCCGGCCCCGATAGTATCCCGAGATCAGCCCCAGGGGCAGGCCGGCCAGGACGGCGATCCCCACCGAGATCACGCCGGCCAGCAGCGAGGTGCGCGTGCCGAAGATGACGCGGCTCAGCACGTCGCGGCCGAGGTCGTCGGTGCCCATCAGGTGCTGCCGACTCGGGGGCTTGAGGGTGTTGAAGAAGTCCGGCCGGATCGGGTTGTAGGGCGCGATCCAGGCGGCAAAGACCGCCAGGAAGACGATGAGCAGGACGACCCACGACCCGGCCAGCGCCATCCGGTTGCGCGCGAACCGCCGGAGCAGATAGCGGAGGCCGCGGGCGGCGGGCGCCCAGGCCGCCGCCAACGCCTCCGCGGGCAGGACCGCCTCCGCCGCGCGGGGGGCGCGCATCATCCCGTCGGTTCCTCCAGGCGGATGCGCGGGTCGAGGAAGGCGTAGGTCACGTCCACGAGCAGGTTTGCCAGGACCACGGCCAGCGCGGCGAACAGCACCACGCCCTGCACCATCGGGTAGTCGCGCGTGAGGATCGACTCGATCGCCAGCCGGCCCACCCCCGGGACGGCGAAGATGGACTCGGTGATGACCGCGCCGCCGAGCAGTCCGCCCAGCTGCAGCCCCATGATCGTGGCCACGGGGATCATGGCGTTCTTCATGGCGTGGCGCACCAGGAGGACCTGATCGGCCAGCCCCTTGGCCCGGGCCGTGCGGATGTAGTCGCTGCTCAGGACCTCGATCATGCTGCTGCGCAGCAGCCGCATCACCAGGGCGGCCAGCCCGGTGCCCAGCACGATGGAGGGCATGACCATGAGCTTCAGGTTGCGCCCCAGATCCACCCAGGGCTCAACGTATCCCGACGGGGGCAGAAGCCGCGCGTTGACCGCCAGCAGGTAGATGAGCATGATCCCCAGCCAGAAGTTGGGGATGGAGATGCCGGCCAGCGCCACCGTCGTCGCCCCGTAGTCGATCACGGTCCGCCGCTTCCAGGCCGCGAGTACCCCGGCGGGGATAGCGATCACCCAGGCCACCAGCAGGGAGGTCACCGCCAGTTCGGCGGTCACCGGGATCTTCAGCAGGAGCGTGTCCAGCACCGGACGTCCGTCCCGCACGGAGCGGCCCAGGTCGCCCCGCAGCACATGCCCCATCCAGATCGCGTAGCGCACGATCAGCGGCCGGTCCAGCCCCATCTGCTTCCGCAGCACGGCCAGGGCCTCCGGGCTGGCTTCCTCTCCCAGCATGATCCGCGCCGGATCGCCGGGGATCAGGGCGATCAACGAGAAGACGATCAGGCTGACAAAGAACAGAACCGGGATCGTCAGGAGCAGCCGGCGGAAGAAGTACCGGGTCATGTCGCGGAGGGGTGGGACACGGGAGGGGAGGCGCGGGCGCTCCCCTCCCGTCTCGGCGCCGTTACCTCATGGATTCAACCACACATTCCTGAACCTCATCATCCCGTCCGAGATGTGCACGAAGCCCTGCAGCTTGGGGCCGAGCACCTTGTACTCCTTCGGCCACCACAGGAACAGGTAGGGCAGATCGTCGTTCAGGACGTTCATCACCTCGGTGTAGGCCCGGCGCCGCTGGTCCGGCGTGGTCAGGATGCGCGCCGCGTCCAGCAGCGCGTCCACCCGCGGGTTCGAGTAGGCGCTGTTGTTCAACCCGCCGCCGGTGACGAAGAAGCCGTAGATGTTCCCGTCCGGATCCGGCCGGCCGCTCCAGCCGAGCAGCGAGGCCTCAAAGCGGTGGGCGTCCAGCTGGCTCAGCAGCGCCCCGAACTCCACGATCTCGATGTTAACCCTGATCCCGACCTCCCCGGCCATGGACTGGATGACCTGCGCCACCTGCTGCGGGACCCGGCCCGGCGTGACCTTCAGGGTGAAGGCGAAGCCGTTGGGCTGGCCGCCCTCGCGCAGCTTCTGGCGGGCCAGGTCCAGGTTGCGCTCCGGGATGCGCGAATTGGCAGGGATGCTGTAGGTGAACATTCCCGGCGGGAACGGGCCGTTCGCCGGATCGGCGGTCTCGCCGAAGACGACCTGGACCAGGGTGCGGCGGTCGATGGCGGCGTTGAGGGCCTGGCGCAGGGCTTTGTTGGAGAAGATGCCCGACTGCACCTGGATCCACATTCCCTGCCAGCCCAGCCCGCTGCGCGCAAACAGGCGCAGGACCGGGTCGGTCTTCAGTTTGGGGATCTCCGCGGGCGCCACCTGGTCGATGATGTCCAGTTCCCCCGCCCGCAGGTTGGCCAGCCGCGCGTTCTCATCGGTGAAGGGCCGGTAGACGATCTGCTGCACGTTGCCGGCGCCGCGGTCCCAGTGCCGGTCGAACCGCTCCAGGACGATACGCTCCTGCGGCCGCTTCTCCACGAACCGATACGGCCCGGTTCCGACCGGCTCCCGCGCCAATCCCTTGCCCAGGCGCTGCGCCGCGGCCGGGGAGACCATCATCCCGGCTCGGTCGGAGAGCACGGCCAGGAACGGGCTGTAGGGCTTCTCCAGCGTGATCCGCACCGTGAGGGGATCCACGACCTCGACCTTCGTCACCAGGTTCACCTCGCTGAAGCGCGGCGAGCCGAAGCTACGGTCCAGCATGCGGTCGAAGTTGGCCTTCACCGCCTCGGCGTTGAAGGGCGTGCCGTCGTGGAAGACCACGTTCGGCCGCAGTTTGAAGGTGTAGACGCGGCCGCCCTCGGTGATCGTCCAGGAGGTGGCCAGCATCGGGACGATCTCCAGGTTCTCGTTGATGTCCACCAGCTTGTCGTACAGGTTCTGGAAGACCTGGCGGTCTACCGCGGCGGTGGACTGGTGGGGGTCCATGTTCGGCGGGTCGGCGTTGAGCCCGACGCGCAGGGTGCCGCCGCGCCGCGGCGCGGCGGTGGAGATCGCCGTAAAGGCCAGGACGGCGATCACGACGAGGGCGAGCAGTCGCTTCATCAGGCATCACCCTCCCACGGGGAGACCTTCGATATTTGGCGCCGACCCTGTGGCCGGTGCCGCAATCGCTGAGTAAGTGGGGTTTAATTGGCTCCGCAACGGGCCGTTCCTGCCCCACGGCGCGGCCCAAAGACGAACATTGTAACGACGTCCGGGGAGACCTTCAGCGCAGCGGGTGCGCCTTGACGTAGGCGAGCCTCCCGCCGGCCAGGATGTACGCCCGCTCCCGCGGATTCAGGTCCACGGCGACCTCGAAGCTCGTCCCCCGGCTTGTGTTGCGCACGGTTAAGCGCGTTGCGGCGCCTTCCAGGTGGGCGCGGACCTCCGAGATCTCCAACTCGTCGCCCTGTTCGACGTCGTCATACGCTCGCGGGTCGGCGAAGGCCATGGGGAGGAGGCCCCAGTTGATCAGGTTGGCGCGGTGGATGCGCGAGAACGATTTGGCGATGACGCCTTTGATCCCCAGGAACATCGGGGCCAGCGCGGCGTGTTCGCGGGAGGATCCCTGGCCATAGTTCTCCCCGCCCACGATGAATCCGCCGCTGGCGGCCCGGGCCCGGGCGGCAAAGGTGGGATCCATCCGGTGGAAGACGTATTCCGCCAGCTTCGGCACGTTGGAGCGGTGGGCCACGATCTCCGCGCCGGCCGGCATGATGTGGTCGGTGCTGATGTCGTCGCCCACCTTTATCAACACCGGTCCGCTCACCGCCGCTTCCAGCAGCGGTTTGACCGGGGCCGGACGGATGCTCTCCCCCCGATGGATCTCGATCTCGGCCGCCTCGGCCTCGTCGGCCGGGGGAATGAGATTTGGGTCGTCCTGCCTGATCTGCGCAGGCAGCTCGGCCAGCGGAGGACTGATCCCGAGTTCCCGCGCCAGGTCCCGTGGGTCGGTAATCGCCCCCATTATCGCCGTGGCCGCGGCGGTCTCCGAGCTGGCCAGGTACACCTCGTCGTCGGGCAGGCCGCTGCGGCCCTTGAAGTTGCGGTTGATGGCCCGCAGGCTCTTCGTGCCGGGCGCGGGGACGTGTCCGAAGCCGATGCACGCCCCGCAGGTCGGCTCCGCCACGTTCACGCCGGCGGCGAGCAGATCCGCCACCCCGCCCTCCTCGGCGAGGCGCTCCAGGTCGGCCCGGCTGCTGGGATGGATGAAGAAGTAGACCTCGGGGTGGACGCGGCGGCCCCTCATGATGTGGGCGACCGCCCGCAGGTCGGTGTACGAGCCGTTGGTGCACGAGCCGACCATGACCTGCTGGACCTTCGTCCCGGCGACCTCCCGCACAGGGACCACGTTGTCGGGCAGGCTCGGTCGGGCCACCAGGGGTTCGATCGTCGAGAGGTCCACCTCCAGGTCGTCGTCGTAGTCGGCGTCGGGGTCGGGTTCCAGCTCCCGCCAGTCCCGCTCCCGGCCCAGGCGGCGAAAGTAGTCGCGGGTCAGGTCATCCGAGGGGAAGATCGAGGTCGTGGCGCCGAGTTCGTAGCTCATGTTCGTAATCGTGACGCGCTGCTGCGCGTTCAACGTTCGAACCCCGGGCCCCGTGAACTCGAAGATCTTTCCCCTGCCGCCGCGCACGGTGAGCCGGCGCAGCAGCTCCAGGACGACATCCTTGGCCGTGGACCAGGGCCGCAGCTGCCCGGTCAGGTGCACGCGCACGACGTGGGGCATGTCCAGATGGTAGGGGCCGCCGCCCATGGCGATGGCCACGTCCATGCCGCCCGCACCGATGGCGATCATTCCCACGCCCCCGCAGTGCGGGGTGTGGCTGTCCGCGCCCAGCACCGTCTCGCCGGGCACGGCGAAGTGTTCCAGGTGAATCTGGTGGCCGATGCCGCTGGCCGGTTTGGCGAACCACACGCCGTACTTGCGGGCCGCGGTCTGCAGATAGAGGTGGTCTTCCATGTTCTCGGGCCTGATGTGCAGGACGTTGTGGTCGGCGTAGCAGGCGGCGAGGCGGCAGCGCACCCGCGTGATGCCCATCGCCTCGAAGTGCAGGAAGGCCTGGGTGGCGGTGAGGTCCTGGGCCAGGACCTGGTCGATCCGGATGCCGATCTCCTCGCCGGGGACCATCCGCCCTTCCACCAGGTGGGCCCGAAGGATCTTTCCGGTCAGGTTCTCGTCCATCTCGACTCCTCCGCTGCCTTCCATTATGACCCGGGAGGGATGGGCAGGCTACCGGTGACAGGACCGCGAGGGGTTCAGGTGGGGTTACCGCGTGGGGTCCATCAACCGCAGCGACTTGAAATACCGTCTGTAGAATCCCCGGTCCCGACTCAAGAGTGCATCCGCCTGGACCAGGGCGTGAGCCCCGATCAGGAAGTCCGCGATCACACGCCCGCGCGCGGCCCGCGCTCCTTGCCGGCTCTGCCGCCAGAGGCTTCCGGCCAGCTCGGCGGCCTGGCTCGAGATCGCGTCGAACTGAACTCCCAGGAGGTCGAGCGCTGCGGCGAACGCTTCTCCGGTAGGGTAGTGGGCACGGACCTCCGCCCACACCACCTCGCAGGCCACGAGCGCTCCTGAGTCGTAGGCCCTCCGAAGCGCCTCACGGGACCGCTCTCCGAAATGGGGATCGGCTCCCAGGACGTCGAGGAGCACAGACGAATCGAGCGCGGTCTTCACGGGCGTCGCGGCCGTCGTCCACGCATCTCGTCCAAAAGAGCGTCCGTCGGCCTGCCCAACCGGAGCGTGCCGAACACACGGTCGACGGGATGTCCGCCGGGACTTCCTTTCCGCATCAGGGCGGCGCTGCCGTGGATCTCGAATTGCACGACCGTCCCCGGACGCAACCCCAGCTTGCTGCGGATCTCCGCTGGAACGGTGACCTGCCCTTTGCTGGAGATCTTACTCTTCATACTCGCAAGGTATTACGTAAAGGGAAAAATGTCAAGAAAATGGACCGCCCTGGACCGGTTCCACGGCCTGGCGCGCGGCGCGCAGGCGGTCTTCGCTGGTGTCCACGGGGATGACGCAGCCGGCGGCGACGATGTGGCGTCGGCCTCCCGTCTGGGCCACGGCGTTCCGGATCTCTGCGACGATGTCGTCAGGAGATCCCTTGAGCAGGGTTTCCCACTCGTGGAGGCCCCCGGCCAGACACCCCGAGAAGCGATCCCGGGCCTCCGCCAGCGAGGGCGGCGTCCGGCGGTCGTGCCAGTTGATCACGTCCACCGGATAATCGGTCAGGATGTCGAACATGATGTCCGTACCGTGGATGTGCAGCACGCGCACCTCCGCCTCCGCCGCCGCCTCCAGTACGCGCAGGTCGTAGGGCCGGCCGAACTCCTCGTACTCCTCAACGGTCAGATACGGTGTCGTTGCGCACTGCGTGGCGAAGAAGACACCGTCGGCGCCGGCGGCCAGGGTCTCCGCGGTGAAGCGCGCCGTGACGTCGGTGATGACCTCCAGTCCCCGGTGCAGGTCGTCGGCGTTCTCCCGCAGGTAGCGGACGAGGGCCTGGTCGCCGGCCAGCGCGCGGGCGATGGTCAACGGACTGAACACCGTGGAGAGGATCAGCTCCTGAGGCAGCGCCTCGCGAATCAGGCGCAGGGCGTGCAGCTCGCGCCCGTAGACGCCTCCGCTGACATCCAGGAATTTCAACCGTCCCCAGTCGGCGGGCCCTTTGATCGGCCGGTCGGTGATGTGCCGTACCCCCTCCGGGTTGGGCCGGTAGCCGGCGCGCAGCCCCCAGTCGTCGCCGTAGTAGCCCGAGGCCGGCGTCACCTTGAGGAAATCCCAGCCCCATTTTTTCTGGAAGTCGATGTGGGCCCGGGCCAGCGTCTCCGCTTTCTGGTCCTGCTGGGGGAAGTGCCGCCACAGAGCGATGGGCACCCGGTCGACGGGGTCGCCCCGGATCGCGGCCAGGACGCGCTCGCGTCCGCTCATCGGCCGTCGGCGGGGGCGCCGTAGCGCTTCCGCATGAAGGTCAGGATCTCGCGGTCCGCGAAGTCGTCATCCCGCCAGCGCTCCTCGAAGTTCTCCACGGCGCAGAAGCGGCGGAACGCCTCCTTCGTCCTCAGGTCGTAGACGCCGGTGATCTCCCCGTCGTAGAAGCCCAGGCGGCGCAGGATCTCCTGCACCTCCCCGGCCACGTTGCCCGCCAGCCGCGTCAGGTTCTGCGGTACGGTGGCGCCGAAGTAGAGCCGGTGCAGCTCGAGAAGCTTCCGCAGTTCGGCGATCGGCGTCGGGTGGTCGTCCACGCGCAGGTCGATGTAGCGGTCGAGCCACCCGCCG is part of the Armatimonadota bacterium genome and encodes:
- a CDS encoding TAXI family TRAP transporter solute-binding subunit — its product is MNRARWQGVLTVAVIAVVTVSLWVPSALSAPSVRLSIVTGGTGGVYFPLGGGLAQLISRYIPNVQATAEVTSASVDNMRLIGAKRADIAFTLADTAFDAYKGEAAFRGNPIPIRTLTPIYNNFNHLVTLDGTGITTIADVRGKRVSVGSPGSGTEVTALRILEAAGINPDRDIRKERLGVAESADALKDRKIDAFFWSGGLPTAAVLDLATTPGIRIRLVPLDTTLPELQKKYGNLYFRSVILKEIYPGSPANAPTVGVANLLVVHQDFSADLAYQITKLIYERRAELAAVHKEAANITITGVAGRSPVPFHPGAIRYFRERGVQGF
- a CDS encoding ABC transporter permease → MRAPRAAEAVLPAEALAAAWAPAARGLRYLLRRFARNRMALAGSWVVLLIVFLAVFAAWIAPYNPIRPDFFNTLKPPSRQHLMGTDDLGRDVLSRVIFGTRTSLLAGVISVGIAVLAGLPLGLISGYYRGRLDDVLMRITDAMLSFPFLVLALALAAVLGAGLDKAMIAIGIVFMPGFIRLSRGQVLSEREQNYVEAARALGAGDGRIIRKHLLPNIISPVLVQASLSTAAAITAEAALSFLGLGTQPPTPSWGSMLNFAQPYLGTAPWMALYPGLAIFITVLALNLLGDGLREALDPRVR
- a CDS encoding ABC transporter permease, translated to MTRYFFRRLLLTIPVLFFVSLIVFSLIALIPGDPARIMLGEEASPEALAVLRKQMGLDRPLIVRYAIWMGHVLRGDLGRSVRDGRPVLDTLLLKIPVTAELAVTSLLVAWVIAIPAGVLAAWKRRTVIDYGATTVALAGISIPNFWLGIMLIYLLAVNARLLPPSGYVEPWVDLGRNLKLMVMPSIVLGTGLAALVMRLLRSSMIEVLSSDYIRTARAKGLADQVLLVRHAMKNAMIPVATIMGLQLGGLLGGAVITESIFAVPGVGRLAIESILTRDYPMVQGVVLFAALAVVLANLLVDVTYAFLDPRIRLEEPTG
- a CDS encoding ABC transporter substrate-binding protein — translated: MKRLLALVVIAVLAFTAISTAAPRRGGTLRVGLNADPPNMDPHQSTAAVDRQVFQNLYDKLVDINENLEIVPMLATSWTITEGGRVYTFKLRPNVVFHDGTPFNAEAVKANFDRMLDRSFGSPRFSEVNLVTKVEVVDPLTVRITLEKPYSPFLAVLSDRAGMMVSPAAAQRLGKGLAREPVGTGPYRFVEKRPQERIVLERFDRHWDRGAGNVQQIVYRPFTDENARLANLRAGELDIIDQVAPAEIPKLKTDPVLRLFARSGLGWQGMWIQVQSGIFSNKALRQALNAAIDRRTLVQVVFGETADPANGPFPPGMFTYSIPANSRIPERNLDLARQKLREGGQPNGFAFTLKVTPGRVPQQVAQVIQSMAGEVGIRVNIEIVEFGALLSQLDAHRFEASLLGWSGRPDPDGNIYGFFVTGGGLNNSAYSNPRVDALLDAARILTTPDQRRRAYTEVMNVLNDDLPYLFLWWPKEYKVLGPKLQGFVHISDGMMRFRNVWLNP
- a CDS encoding aconitate hydratase, translating into MDENLTGKILRAHLVEGRMVPGEEIGIRIDQVLAQDLTATQAFLHFEAMGITRVRCRLAACYADHNVLHIRPENMEDHLYLQTAARKYGVWFAKPASGIGHQIHLEHFAVPGETVLGADSHTPHCGGVGMIAIGAGGMDVAIAMGGGPYHLDMPHVVRVHLTGQLRPWSTAKDVVLELLRRLTVRGGRGKIFEFTGPGVRTLNAQQRVTITNMSYELGATTSIFPSDDLTRDYFRRLGRERDWRELEPDPDADYDDDLEVDLSTIEPLVARPSLPDNVVPVREVAGTKVQQVMVGSCTNGSYTDLRAVAHIMRGRRVHPEVYFFIHPSSRADLERLAEEGGVADLLAAGVNVAEPTCGACIGFGHVPAPGTKSLRAINRNFKGRSGLPDDEVYLASSETAAATAIMGAITDPRDLARELGISPPLAELPAQIRQDDPNLIPPADEAEAAEIEIHRGESIRPAPVKPLLEAAVSGPVLIKVGDDISTDHIMPAGAEIVAHRSNVPKLAEYVFHRMDPTFAARARAASGGFIVGGENYGQGSSREHAALAPMFLGIKGVIAKSFSRIHRANLINWGLLPMAFADPRAYDDVEQGDELEISEVRAHLEGAATRLTVRNTSRGTSFEVAVDLNPRERAYILAGGRLAYVKAHPLR
- a CDS encoding type II toxin-antitoxin system VapC family toxin produces the protein MKTALDSSVLLDVLGADPHFGERSREALRRAYDSGALVACEVVWAEVRAHYPTGEAFAAALDLLGVQFDAISSQAAELAGSLWRQSRQGARAARGRVIADFLIGAHALVQADALLSRDRGFYRRYFKSLRLMDPTR
- a CDS encoding AbrB/MazE/SpoVT family DNA-binding domain-containing protein yields the protein MKSKISSKGQVTVPAEIRSKLGLRPGTVVQFEIHGSAALMRKGSPGGHPVDRVFGTLRLGRPTDALLDEMRGRRPRRP
- a CDS encoding uroporphyrinogen decarboxylase family protein gives rise to the protein MSGRERVLAAIRGDPVDRVPIALWRHFPQQDQKAETLARAHIDFQKKWGWDFLKVTPASGYYGDDWGLRAGYRPNPEGVRHITDRPIKGPADWGRLKFLDVSGGVYGRELHALRLIREALPQELILSTVFSPLTIARALAGDQALVRYLRENADDLHRGLEVITDVTARFTAETLAAGADGVFFATQCATTPYLTVEEYEEFGRPYDLRVLEAAAEAEVRVLHIHGTDIMFDILTDYPVDVINWHDRRTPPSLAEARDRFSGCLAGGLHEWETLLKGSPDDIVAEIRNAVAQTGGRRHIVAAGCVIPVDTSEDRLRAARQAVEPVQGGPFS